The following proteins are co-located in the Oncorhynchus gorbuscha isolate QuinsamMale2020 ecotype Even-year unplaced genomic scaffold, OgorEven_v1.0 Un_scaffold_2205, whole genome shotgun sequence genome:
- the LOC124025155 gene encoding LOW QUALITY PROTEIN: group XIIA secretory phospholipase A2-like (The sequence of the model RefSeq protein was modified relative to this genomic sequence to represent the inferred CDS: inserted 1 base in 1 codon) — MPTNCNYFXSTGAVIMHHNSCIPVFLVNLLSFYGFLSCVSCSKEPETPDWRMTLKTIRNGIHNIDKYLNVALDLFGGQDGLCHYECSDGYKPEPRPGYKPNPPNGCGSPLFGFQFDIGIPSLTKCCNQHDRCYDTCNRDKHDCDDEFQECLETICRRLQKMLGLAQSVQACENTVTLLFEAVMHMGCKPYMDSQRDSCICKFEVKRDL, encoded by the exons ATGCCGACCAATTGCAACTATT CTAGCACCGGTGCTGTCATCATGCATCATAACAGTTGTATCCCGGTTTTTCTCGTTAACTTACTATCTTTCTATGGATTTCTGAGCTGTGTGTCATGTAGTAAGGAACCTGAAACACCGGACTGGCGGATGACTTTAAAAACCATTCGCAATGGGATCCATAACATTGACAAATACCTCAACGTTGCTCTGGACTTATTTGGAGGACAAGATGGACTGTGTCACTATGAATGCAGCGATG GTTACAAACCAGAACCCCGGCCTGGTTACAAACCAAACCCACCCAATGGATGTGGGTCACCCCTGTTCGGATTCCAG TTTGACATCGGCATCCCGTCCTTGACCAAGTGCTGTAACCAGCACGACCGTTGCTATGACACCTGTAACCGTGATAAACACGACTGTGACGATGAGTTCCAGGAATGCCTGGAGACCATCTGTAGGAGATTACAGAAGATGTTGGGACTTGCCCAGAGTGTCCAAG cgtGTGAGAATACTGTGACCCTGCTGTTTGAGGCTGTCATGCACATGGGGTGTAAACCTTACATGGACAGCCAGAGAGACTCCTGCATATGCAAATTTGAAGTCAAGAGGGATCTATGA